One window from the genome of Deinococcus sp. NW-56 encodes:
- a CDS encoding NAD(P)H-dependent oxidoreductase has product MIIVDRALRAREEEGNPIRVGMIGAGFMGRGVANQIVNSVPGMRLVAVANRTLENARRAYAEAGVEDVREVSTLAALEDAVHTGHAAVTEDALLLCRAAGIDCLIEVTGDVEFGAGVTVEAIAHGKHMVTMNAELDATVGPLLKQMADRAGVILTAADGDQPGVEMNLYRYVRSLGLTPLLCGNIKGLQDPYRTPTTQRAFAERWGQNPHMVTSFADGTKISFEQAIVANGTGMRVAQRGMRGLEFTGHVDDLRHLYDADELRRLGGVVDYVVGAKPGPGVFVYATHDDPKQRHYLNLYKLGEGPLYSFYTPYHLCHFEVPLSVARAVLFGDPVLQPLGAPVVDVVATAKRDLAAGETIDGLGGYLTYGQCENADVTAAQRLLPMGLAEGGRLRRAVPRDAVLTYDDVELPEGRLAVRLRAEQDRTFAPISALR; this is encoded by the coding sequence GTGATCATCGTGGACCGGGCCTTGCGGGCGCGGGAGGAGGAGGGCAACCCCATCCGCGTCGGCATGATCGGCGCGGGCTTCATGGGCCGGGGGGTCGCCAACCAGATCGTGAACTCGGTGCCGGGGATGCGGCTGGTGGCGGTCGCCAACCGCACCCTGGAGAACGCCCGCCGCGCCTACGCGGAGGCCGGGGTCGAGGACGTGCGCGAGGTGAGCACCCTGGCCGCCCTGGAGGACGCTGTCCACACGGGCCATGCGGCGGTCACCGAGGACGCGCTTCTCCTGTGCCGCGCCGCCGGGATCGACTGCCTGATCGAGGTGACCGGGGACGTGGAATTCGGCGCGGGGGTGACGGTCGAGGCCATCGCGCACGGCAAGCACATGGTCACCATGAACGCCGAACTCGACGCGACGGTGGGGCCGCTGCTCAAGCAGATGGCCGACCGGGCGGGCGTGATCCTGACCGCCGCCGACGGGGACCAGCCCGGCGTGGAGATGAACCTCTACCGCTATGTCCGCAGCCTGGGCCTGACGCCGCTGCTGTGCGGCAACATCAAGGGTCTGCAAGACCCCTACCGCACGCCGACCACCCAGCGGGCCTTTGCCGAGCGCTGGGGCCAGAACCCCCATATGGTGACCAGCTTCGCGGACGGCACCAAGATCTCCTTCGAGCAGGCCATCGTCGCCAACGGCACCGGGATGCGGGTGGCCCAGCGCGGGATGCGCGGGCTGGAGTTCACCGGGCACGTGGACGACCTGCGCCACCTCTACGACGCGGACGAGCTGCGCCGTCTCGGGGGCGTCGTGGACTACGTCGTGGGTGCCAAGCCCGGCCCCGGCGTCTTCGTGTACGCCACGCACGACGACCCCAAGCAGCGGCATTACCTCAACCTCTACAAGCTGGGGGAAGGGCCGCTCTACAGCTTCTACACGCCCTACCACCTGTGCCACTTCGAGGTCCCGCTGTCGGTGGCCCGCGCGGTGCTGTTCGGGGACCCGGTGCTGCAGCCGCTGGGCGCTCCCGTCGTGGACGTGGTCGCCACTGCCAAGCGTGACCTGGCAGCGGGGGAGACGATAGACGGTCTGGGCGGCTACCTCACCTACGGCCAGTGCGAGAACGCGGACGTGACGGCGGCCCAGCGCCTGCTCCCGATGGGCCTGGCCGAGGGCGGCCGCCTGCGCCGGGCGGTCCCGAGAGACGCCGTGCTCACCTACGACGATGTGGAGTTGCCGGAAGGGCGCCTCGCCGTGCGCCTGCGGGCCGAGCAGGACCGCACTTTTGCACCCATCAGCGCCCTGCGCTGA
- the rfbC gene encoding dTDP-4-dehydrorhamnose 3,5-epimerase has product MIFTETKLGGAFIVEPELREDERGFFARTFCQHEFAAHGLKVEVAQANLSFNHRAGTLRGLHFQRPPAAETKLVRCTRGAIVDVIVDLRPGSPTYLQHVAVELSEDNRRALYVPELFAHGYQTLTDGAEVTYQVGEFYTPGAEGGLRYDDPRLGITWPLPVTVISDKDAAWPLLTTEEVTA; this is encoded by the coding sequence GTGATTTTCACCGAGACGAAACTGGGCGGCGCGTTTATCGTCGAGCCCGAACTCCGCGAGGACGAACGCGGCTTTTTCGCCCGCACCTTCTGCCAGCACGAGTTCGCCGCGCACGGGCTGAAGGTGGAGGTGGCGCAGGCCAACCTCAGCTTCAACCACCGGGCCGGGACCCTGCGCGGGCTGCACTTCCAGCGCCCGCCCGCCGCCGAGACCAAGCTGGTGCGCTGCACGCGCGGGGCCATCGTCGACGTGATCGTGGACCTGCGCCCCGGCTCGCCCACCTACCTCCAGCATGTCGCGGTGGAACTCTCCGAGGACAACCGCCGCGCCCTGTACGTGCCCGAACTCTTCGCGCACGGCTATCAGACGCTGACCGACGGGGCGGAGGTGACCTATCAGGTGGGCGAGTTCTACACCCCCGGCGCCGAGGGGGGCCTGCGCTACGACGACCCCCGCCTGGGCATCACCTGGCCGCTGCCGGTCACCGTGATCTCGGACAAGGACGCCGCCTGGCCGCTGCTGACGACCGAGGAGGTGACCGCGTGA
- a CDS encoding NAD(P)-dependent oxidoreductase, with the protein MKVLMTGTEGYLGSIVAPAALRAGMEVVAVDTGYFRSGWLYHGTDRTAPTQFKDIRQMTPEDFAGVDAVVHLAELSNDPLGQLLPTITYDINHAGSVRLAQLAKAAGVRRFVYMSSCSVYGVASADHVDETSPVNPQTAYAECKVLVERDLRAMADDTFSPTFLRNATAFGASPRMRFDIVLNNLAGLAWTTGEIRMTSDGTPWRPLVHANDIARAILCTLEAPQEAIHNQTFNVGSTEQNYRVRDIAEVVAAAFPGCGLSFGENGGDNRSYRVSFKKIASELPGFRCEWDAARGAAQLAALFARIGLTRDEFESRGYTRLKQLEYLLATGQIDHDFFWTDPFAAPAPQGQVAREGSLT; encoded by the coding sequence ATGAAGGTTCTGATGACCGGCACCGAGGGCTACCTGGGCTCCATCGTCGCCCCCGCCGCCCTGCGTGCGGGAATGGAGGTCGTCGCGGTCGATACCGGCTACTTCCGGAGCGGCTGGCTGTACCACGGCACCGACCGCACGGCTCCGACCCAGTTCAAGGACATCCGGCAGATGACGCCGGAGGATTTCGCCGGGGTGGACGCGGTCGTTCATCTCGCGGAGCTGTCCAACGATCCGCTGGGGCAACTGCTCCCCACCATCACCTACGACATCAACCATGCGGGGTCGGTGCGCCTCGCCCAGCTCGCCAAGGCGGCGGGGGTGCGGCGCTTCGTGTACATGTCCTCGTGCAGCGTGTACGGGGTGGCCTCGGCGGACCACGTGGACGAGACCTCGCCGGTCAACCCGCAGACTGCCTACGCGGAGTGCAAGGTGCTCGTCGAGCGCGACCTGCGGGCAATGGCGGACGACACCTTCTCGCCCACCTTCCTGCGCAACGCGACGGCTTTCGGGGCGTCCCCCCGGATGCGTTTCGACATCGTGCTGAACAACCTCGCGGGGCTGGCCTGGACCACCGGGGAGATCCGCATGACCTCGGACGGCACCCCCTGGCGCCCGCTGGTGCATGCCAACGACATCGCGCGGGCGATTCTCTGCACGCTGGAGGCGCCCCAGGAGGCCATTCACAACCAGACCTTCAACGTGGGGAGCACCGAGCAGAACTACCGGGTGCGCGACATCGCGGAGGTCGTGGCGGCGGCTTTTCCGGGCTGCGGCCTGAGCTTCGGGGAGAATGGCGGGGACAACCGCAGCTACCGGGTTTCCTTCAAGAAGATCGCCTCGGAGCTGCCCGGCTTCCGCTGCGAGTGGGACGCGGCGCGGGGGGCGGCGCAGCTCGCGGCCCTCTTCGCCCGCATCGGGCTGACGCGGGACGAGTTCGAGTCGCGCGGCTACACCCGCCTCAAGCAGCTCGAGTACCTGCTCGCCACCGGGCAGATCGACCACGACTTCTTCTGGACCGACCCCTTTGCCGCACCCGCGCCGCAGGGCCAGGTCGCCCGCGAAGGGAGCCTGACGTGA
- the lhgO gene encoding L-2-hydroxyglutarate oxidase, with product MSPVRYDYAVIGGGVVGLATAHALAERHPGASILLLEKEDGPARHQTGRNSGVIHSGIYYAPGSLKARLCAAGVRSMIQFCEEHGIQYEQCGKVIVATGPGELPLLERLHERGLQNGLSVQRLSGDEVREYEPHVQALAGLRVPSTGIVSYRHVSAVLVMLARSRGTDVRFGARVTRLRPTAQGYDIGTTAGDFAARVLVNCAGLHSDRVARLAGTDPHSRIVPFRGEYYELRGDRRHLVRGLIYPVPNPDFPFLGVHFTRMIDGSVHAGPNAVLAFRREGYRKSDVNLRDLREVLADPGFRALARRHLREGAAEMLRSWSKTLFVRSLQRLIPEVRSEDLVPCAAGVRAQALAPDGRLVDDFLLVDGPNALHVCNAPSPAATSSLEIGRAVAARVPAAPRPMLAAFPRQGVSA from the coding sequence GTGAGCCCGGTGCGCTACGACTACGCGGTGATCGGCGGCGGCGTCGTGGGGCTGGCGACCGCACACGCCCTCGCCGAGCGGCATCCGGGGGCGTCCATCCTGCTGCTGGAAAAGGAAGACGGCCCCGCGCGGCACCAGACCGGGCGCAACTCCGGGGTGATCCACTCGGGCATCTACTACGCCCCCGGCAGCCTCAAGGCGCGGCTGTGCGCGGCGGGCGTGCGCTCCATGATCCAGTTTTGCGAGGAACACGGTATCCAGTACGAGCAGTGCGGCAAGGTGATCGTGGCGACCGGGCCGGGGGAACTCCCCCTCCTGGAGCGGCTGCACGAACGCGGGCTTCAGAACGGCCTGAGCGTGCAGCGGCTCTCCGGCGATGAGGTCCGCGAGTACGAACCCCACGTGCAGGCCCTGGCCGGGCTGCGGGTGCCGTCCACCGGCATCGTGAGCTACCGCCACGTCAGCGCCGTGCTCGTGATGCTGGCCCGCTCGCGCGGCACCGACGTGCGCTTCGGGGCGCGGGTCACGCGGCTGCGCCCCACCGCGCAGGGCTACGACATCGGCACGACCGCCGGGGACTTCGCCGCGAGGGTGCTGGTGAACTGCGCGGGGCTGCACAGCGACCGGGTGGCGCGGCTGGCGGGCACCGATCCGCACAGCCGCATCGTGCCCTTCCGGGGCGAGTACTACGAGCTGCGGGGGGACCGTCGTCACCTCGTGCGCGGGCTGATCTACCCGGTGCCCAATCCCGACTTCCCCTTCCTGGGGGTGCACTTCACCCGCATGATCGACGGTTCGGTCCACGCGGGGCCGAACGCGGTGCTGGCCTTCCGGCGCGAGGGCTACCGCAAGTCCGACGTGAACCTGCGCGACCTGCGCGAGGTGCTGGCCGACCCCGGCTTCCGGGCGCTGGCGCGGCGGCACCTGCGCGAGGGGGCCGCCGAGATGCTGCGGTCGTGGTCCAAGACGCTCTTTGTCCGCAGCCTCCAGCGCCTGATTCCGGAGGTGCGTTCGGAGGACCTCGTGCCCTGCGCGGCCGGGGTGCGGGCGCAGGCCCTCGCGCCCGACGGGCGGCTTGTGGACGATTTCCTGCTGGTGGACGGCCCGAACGCCCTGCACGTCTGCAACGCCCCCTCCCCGGCGGCCACCTCCAGCCTGGAGATCGGCCGGGCCGTCGCCGCGCGGGTCCCGGCCGCGCCCCGGCCCATGCTCGCTGCCTTTCCCCGTCAAGGAGTGTCCGCATGA
- the rfbF gene encoding glucose-1-phosphate cytidylyltransferase — MKAVIFAGGLGTRISEESTVRPKPMIEIGGRPILWHIMKIYAAHGITDFVVLCGYKQYMIKEYFSNYYLHMSDVTFDLRTNTTRIHCAHAEPWCVTLVDTGEETMTGGRLKRAQRYLEGGTFCLTYGDGVGNVDIQAAIDLHRRDGRLATMTVVQPPGRFGAVALEEGYGVRSFQEKPNGDGAWINGGFFVLEPGVLDYIEGDDTTWEAEPLRHLARDGQLSAYRHSGFWQPMDTLRDKHVLEEMWRGHQAPWKVW; from the coding sequence ATGAAGGCAGTGATATTCGCCGGAGGCTTAGGCACGCGCATCAGCGAGGAGAGCACCGTCCGCCCCAAACCGATGATCGAGATCGGCGGGCGGCCCATCCTGTGGCACATCATGAAAATCTACGCCGCCCACGGCATCACCGATTTCGTGGTGCTGTGCGGCTATAAGCAGTACATGATCAAGGAGTACTTCTCCAACTACTACCTGCACATGTCGGACGTGACCTTCGACCTGCGGACGAACACGACCCGCATCCACTGTGCCCACGCCGAACCCTGGTGCGTGACCCTGGTGGACACTGGCGAGGAGACCATGACCGGCGGGCGTCTTAAGCGGGCGCAGCGCTACCTGGAAGGCGGCACCTTCTGCCTGACCTACGGCGACGGGGTGGGCAACGTGGATATCCAGGCCGCCATCGACCTGCACCGCCGCGACGGGCGGCTGGCGACCATGACGGTGGTGCAGCCGCCGGGGCGCTTCGGGGCGGTCGCGCTGGAGGAAGGCTACGGGGTCCGCAGCTTTCAGGAAAAGCCCAACGGGGACGGCGCCTGGATCAACGGGGGCTTTTTCGTGCTGGAGCCGGGGGTGCTCGACTATATCGAGGGGGATGACACGACCTGGGAGGCCGAGCCGCTGCGCCACCTCGCGCGGGACGGCCAGCTCTCGGCCTACCGCCACAGCGGGTTCTGGCAGCCCATGGACACCCTGCGCGACAAGCACGTGCTGGAGGAGATGTGGCGCGGGCACCAGGCCCCCTGGAAGGTGTGGTGA
- a CDS encoding transposase encodes MSTSQILGERVRILADEFLAVPTTSYQQRSLEAALSMFLDTATKTALHRAELVSKSALSRLLNEYPWDTAQGWAILQRAQWDALLVAARRKHRPLLRLSVDLTSIEKKGSTLPFVRVYNEVHGIHLVVLFAEYGAVKFPVGYRVYRGKGTATPVTLARELLRTVPDAIRRRFRIRVLADSGFESAVFLDEVRQLGFEFVVGVRSTRRTMHPGEVTVADCPHGGYIELKNWPHDPLVLGRVDRGDRVFHAVSSELMEGDEVVAEGAKRWSEESFFKEGKHQFGLAQFALRTAVGLDRWVLLVFLAWTLAILHRETGMTLEACAALALMTVMPDVHLNRLLLTFSRNSEFLRQHGYSLRYARCNS; translated from the coding sequence GTGTCTACGTCACAGATTCTGGGGGAGCGCGTCCGCATTCTGGCAGATGAGTTCCTGGCCGTTCCAACCACGTCCTACCAACAGCGCAGCCTGGAGGCTGCGCTGTCGATGTTCCTGGACACTGCCACCAAAACGGCGTTGCACCGCGCTGAGTTGGTCAGCAAAAGTGCGCTGAGCCGCCTCCTGAACGAGTACCCCTGGGATACGGCACAGGGTTGGGCCATCTTGCAGCGCGCCCAGTGGGACGCGCTGCTTGTCGCGGCCCGACGAAAACACCGCCCACTCCTGCGGCTGAGTGTCGACCTGACCAGCATCGAAAAAAAGGGCAGCACGCTGCCCTTCGTTCGCGTCTACAACGAGGTTCACGGCATCCATCTGGTCGTGTTGTTCGCCGAATACGGAGCGGTGAAGTTTCCCGTGGGGTACCGGGTCTACCGGGGCAAGGGGACAGCGACCCCAGTGACTCTGGCACGAGAACTTCTGCGAACCGTCCCAGACGCGATCCGTCGTCGATTCCGGATTCGCGTGTTAGCAGACAGCGGATTCGAATCCGCTGTCTTCCTGGATGAAGTCAGGCAGCTGGGCTTCGAGTTTGTGGTGGGCGTTCGGTCAACCCGGCGGACGATGCACCCAGGCGAGGTCACGGTGGCTGACTGTCCGCATGGAGGCTACATCGAATTGAAGAACTGGCCGCATGACCCGCTGGTGCTGGGTCGCGTCGACCGTGGAGACCGGGTGTTTCACGCGGTTTCTTCGGAACTGATGGAAGGCGACGAGGTGGTCGCCGAGGGGGCAAAGCGGTGGAGTGAGGAATCGTTCTTCAAGGAGGGCAAGCACCAGTTTGGTCTGGCGCAGTTCGCATTGCGAACTGCTGTGGGCCTGGATCGCTGGGTCCTGCTGGTGTTCCTGGCCTGGACACTGGCCATCCTGCACCGAGAGACCGGGATGACCCTGGAGGCGTGTGCTGCTCTGGCACTGATGACGGTCATGCCAGACGTTCATTTGAACCGCCTGCTCCTGACGTTCAGCAGAAACTCGGAATTTCTCCGCCAGCACGGCTATTCACTGCGCTATGCGAGGTGCAACTCCTGA
- a CDS encoding helix-turn-helix domain-containing protein, translating to MTHPQAVNPLTAPPQRKGGRQRTTLTPEQLDALLMLDVVEAAALLRVGTDLIRREIREGRLIAENYGTPARPLYRIPRPQLDAWRAERRAAQAVK from the coding sequence ATGACGCACCCCCAGGCGGTTAACCCCCTGACGGCACCCCCCCAGCGCAAGGGCGGGCGGCAACGGACCACCCTCACCCCCGAACAGCTCGACGCCCTGCTGATGCTCGACGTGGTAGAGGCGGCGGCCCTGCTGAGGGTCGGGACTGACCTCATCCGCCGCGAGATACGCGAGGGCCGCCTCATTGCCGAGAACTACGGCACCCCCGCGCGGCCCCTGTACCGCATTCCCCGCCCCCAGCTCGACGCATGGCGGGCAGAGCGCCGGGCCGCCCAGGCGGTCAAATGA
- a CDS encoding DUF3987 domain-containing protein yields the protein MTAATLPRPADRIAQAEALTAGGFVLVPVPRGTKGPRETGWNSDPAQWLTTPSAARAYLTAHPGAGVGLLHSESQTAALDLDHDGAALALAAVGVDLAALMAGNPYRVRGKKGEKPLYRVPDGLSLGRVALIWPDPSGKKGPGGRPAPLTVFELRAGQVQDVMPPSLHPDTGQPYAWAGPVPERVADLPELPPELLSLWQRWRGLEGVMKAACPWAPGELPAPSERDLGRLGGAASRGEGGSVIDQFNAARSLAEVLGEHGYKGPPRGPWLYPHSSSGQAGVRLRPERTPAGAEVVMSWHAADPLGDGLPRDAFGVWALLSEGVDGYTATPEQWREVVKKAARVLGLPEPERASAGGQASTARPAPAADLPPVAWGDVTPLPPLTEPVPPLPAELLPRPLADWIQAEARAAGLPLESVAAPVLAGASGLINRRLALRNVLSYPPVTGAAWCGICAPPGAKKSWAVSLGAAPLERAERAEFDRIAAERSMLEARRDMAEARLDALQTRMKAAYKSGKGELPSEDELAEARDELSAAQAALTPERFTVRDVTIERLAVLASQNPQGLMLIRDELVAFIGTFEKPGRESDRAQWLELANGDAVLQVDRMSREALYVPGVAVGILGGIQPGPLARLLDGESLGGDGFLQRFQLFVWPDRWPEFDQAAQHEGASRELREAAAALLDTLPSLTAEALGSVYPSGDGAPLTYTPEAQALFNAWEVGHEQHKRDLSRGEAYRSHISKQPGTFARLALIFHALDVAAAGVGGHPHPARVGVESAALAAMWCEYLGAHARKLWREGRRADVLDARAVLRFVERGRVLDGQKVADVRRVLSEAREALTGPRLEAALRVLEGCGAVRVEVSAPPGGKAGGRPVKTLRVHPDALAALDGAEGEVSA from the coding sequence ATGACCGCCGCTACCCTGCCCCGCCCCGCTGACCGTATCGCCCAGGCGGAGGCCCTGACCGCTGGGGGGTTCGTGCTGGTGCCGGTGCCCAGGGGCACCAAAGGCCCCAGGGAAACCGGCTGGAACTCTGACCCGGCCCAGTGGCTCACCACCCCCAGCGCTGCCCGCGCGTACCTCACCGCGCACCCCGGCGCCGGGGTGGGGTTGCTGCACTCGGAAAGTCAGACGGCGGCGCTCGACCTAGACCATGACGGTGCGGCCCTCGCGCTCGCGGCAGTGGGCGTAGACCTCGCGGCCCTCATGGCGGGCAACCCCTACCGGGTCCGGGGCAAGAAAGGGGAAAAACCCCTCTACCGGGTGCCGGACGGGCTGAGCCTGGGGCGCGTGGCGCTGATCTGGCCGGACCCCAGCGGCAAGAAAGGCCCCGGTGGGCGCCCCGCCCCCCTGACCGTCTTTGAACTGCGGGCCGGGCAAGTGCAGGACGTGATGCCGCCCAGCCTTCACCCGGACACCGGGCAGCCCTACGCCTGGGCCGGGCCGGTCCCGGAGCGCGTGGCCGATCTGCCGGAGCTGCCCCCGGAGCTGCTGAGCCTGTGGCAGCGCTGGCGGGGGCTGGAAGGGGTCATGAAAGCGGCCTGCCCCTGGGCGCCGGGCGAGCTGCCCGCCCCCAGTGAGCGTGACCTGGGCCGCCTGGGCGGCGCGGCCTCGCGGGGTGAGGGTGGGTCCGTCATAGACCAATTCAACGCCGCCCGCTCGCTCGCTGAGGTGCTGGGCGAGCACGGCTATAAAGGCCCGCCGCGTGGCCCCTGGCTCTACCCCCATTCGTCGAGCGGTCAGGCGGGGGTGAGGTTGCGCCCGGAGCGCACCCCCGCCGGGGCAGAGGTGGTGATGAGCTGGCACGCTGCCGACCCGCTGGGCGACGGCCTGCCCCGTGACGCCTTTGGGGTGTGGGCGCTGCTGAGTGAGGGTGTGGACGGCTACACGGCCACCCCTGAGCAGTGGCGCGAGGTGGTGAAGAAGGCGGCGCGGGTGCTGGGGTTGCCGGAGCCGGAGCGGGCCAGCGCTGGGGGTCAGGCGAGCACCGCCCGCCCGGCGCCCGCTGCCGACCTGCCCCCGGTGGCCTGGGGGGACGTGACCCCGCTTCCCCCGCTGACTGAGCCGGTGCCCCCCCTGCCTGCTGAGTTGCTGCCCCGCCCCCTCGCGGACTGGATACAGGCAGAGGCGCGGGCGGCGGGGCTGCCGCTGGAATCGGTAGCGGCGCCGGTACTCGCGGGGGCCTCTGGCCTGATTAACAGGCGGCTCGCCCTGCGGAACGTGCTCAGCTATCCCCCCGTCACGGGCGCGGCATGGTGCGGGATTTGCGCCCCACCTGGGGCTAAAAAGTCCTGGGCGGTGAGCCTGGGGGCCGCGCCGCTGGAACGGGCAGAGCGGGCAGAGTTTGACCGTATCGCGGCTGAGCGCTCGATGTTGGAAGCGCGGCGAGACATGGCAGAGGCCCGCCTAGACGCGCTTCAAACCCGCATGAAGGCGGCCTATAAGAGTGGCAAGGGCGAGCTGCCCAGTGAAGATGAGCTGGCAGAGGCCCGCGACGAACTCAGCGCGGCCCAGGCGGCTCTGACCCCTGAGCGGTTCACGGTCCGGGACGTGACCATAGAACGCCTCGCGGTGCTGGCGAGCCAGAACCCCCAGGGCCTCATGTTGATTCGTGATGAGCTGGTGGCCTTCATCGGAACCTTTGAAAAGCCGGGGCGCGAGTCTGACCGCGCCCAGTGGCTAGAGCTGGCAAACGGTGACGCGGTGCTCCAGGTAGACCGCATGAGCCGCGAGGCCCTGTATGTGCCCGGCGTGGCCGTGGGGATTCTGGGCGGGATTCAACCGGGGCCGCTCGCCCGCTTGCTCGACGGCGAGAGCCTGGGCGGTGACGGGTTTTTGCAGCGCTTTCAGTTGTTCGTCTGGCCGGACCGCTGGCCGGAGTTTGACCAAGCGGCCCAGCATGAGGGGGCGAGCCGGGAGTTACGCGAGGCGGCGGCGGCCCTCCTCGACACCCTGCCCAGCCTGACCGCTGAGGCCCTGGGCAGCGTGTACCCCAGCGGGGACGGGGCACCCCTGACCTACACCCCAGAGGCCCAGGCCCTTTTCAACGCCTGGGAAGTGGGACACGAACAGCACAAGCGCGACCTCAGCCGGGGCGAGGCGTACCGCTCGCACATCTCCAAACAGCCCGGCACCTTTGCGCGGCTGGCCCTGATCTTTCACGCGCTCGACGTGGCAGCAGCGGGGGTCGGGGGACACCCTCACCCCGCGCGGGTGGGCGTGGAATCTGCCGCCCTCGCGGCGATGTGGTGTGAGTACCTGGGCGCCCACGCCCGCAAACTCTGGCGCGAGGGCCGCCGCGCTGACGTGCTCGACGCCCGCGCCGTGCTCCGGTTCGTCGAGCGTGGGCGGGTACTCGACGGGCAGAAAGTCGCAGACGTGCGCCGGGTGCTCAGCGAGGCCCGCGAGGCCCTGACCGGCCCCCGGCTAGAGGCGGCGCTCAGGGTGCTGGAAGGGTGCGGGGCGGTGCGGGTGGAAGTCAGCGCCCCCCCAGGCGGCAAGGCAGGCGGGCGGCCCGTGAAGACGCTCCGGGTGCACCCGGACGCCCTCGCGGCACTCGACGGGGCAGAGGGCGAGGTGAGCGCATGA
- a CDS encoding IS630 family transposase, whose protein sequence is MEYSLAGREGCRAELGRPHRSVDGVLHSEKNAVQPHRKRQWCIAHLTANFLCEMERVLDVYSRPYDDRFPVLCFDEQPCFLIGDVMAPVPSEPGRVAKQDYEYQRFGSAAVLLAVEPKTGRRFVQVCARRTAEEYTAFMQNLERAYPAAVQITLVQDHLNTHHGGSFYKFMSPQAAHRLVGRFEWVYTPKHASWLNMAELEFSALQRQCLNRRIPVLERLRSEVEAWVAARSRAGVTLNWQFSTQVARRTLGRHYEAIRIK, encoded by the coding sequence ATGGAGTATTCGCTTGCTGGCAGAGAAGGCTGTAGAGCTGAACTTGGTCGACCACATCGCTCCGTCGACGGTGTTCTACATTCTGAAAAAAACGCGGTCCAGCCGCACCGCAAAAGGCAGTGGTGCATCGCGCACCTGACGGCGAATTTCCTCTGCGAGATGGAACGCGTTCTGGACGTGTACTCTCGGCCCTACGACGACCGTTTTCCCGTGTTGTGCTTCGATGAGCAACCCTGCTTCCTGATCGGTGACGTCATGGCCCCGGTTCCATCGGAACCGGGGCGAGTCGCCAAACAAGACTACGAATACCAGCGCTTTGGGAGCGCGGCTGTGTTGCTGGCCGTCGAGCCGAAAACAGGCCGACGGTTTGTCCAGGTCTGTGCCCGACGGACCGCCGAGGAGTACACCGCCTTCATGCAGAACCTGGAACGGGCCTATCCAGCAGCCGTCCAGATCACCCTGGTTCAGGACCACCTCAATACGCATCACGGCGGCAGTTTCTACAAGTTCATGTCGCCACAGGCGGCCCACCGGTTGGTGGGCCGCTTCGAGTGGGTCTACACGCCCAAACATGCCTCGTGGCTGAACATGGCAGAACTGGAATTCAGTGCCCTTCAGCGGCAGTGCTTGAACCGGCGTATTCCAGTGCTGGAACGGCTTCGGTCGGAAGTCGAGGCTTGGGTGGCAGCGCGTTCACGCGCGGGCGTCACCCTCAACTGGCAGTTCTCCACCCAGGTCGCCCGCCGGACGCTAGGACGGCACTACGAAGCCATTCGTATTAAATGA
- a CDS encoding helix-turn-helix transcriptional regulator, whose protein sequence is MRAVQFTLKTYLEAHGLTAYRLAEQARGRVSRGTVYALARGSAGRVDLGTLGAVMTALEELTGREVSPADLLTAYTVPEPDREAQEWEAAELTPALAPYDWGTGGEPEGEPVRYVPGVGFVAGRA, encoded by the coding sequence ATGCGAGCCGTTCAATTCACGCTGAAAACCTACCTAGAGGCGCATGGGCTGACCGCGTACCGGCTCGCTGAGCAGGCGCGGGGGCGGGTCAGCCGGGGCACGGTGTACGCCCTGGCGCGGGGCAGCGCTGGGCGGGTTGATCTGGGCACCCTGGGGGCGGTCATGACGGCCCTGGAGGAACTGACCGGGCGCGAGGTGTCCCCGGCTGATCTGCTGACGGCCTACACGGTGCCGGAGCCTGACCGCGAGGCCCAGGAATGGGAAGCGGCAGAGCTGACCCCCGCGCTGGCCCCTTATGACTGGGGCACGGGCGGCGAGCCGGAGGGCGAGCCGGTGCGGTACGTGCCCGGCGTGGGGTTCGTGGCAGGCAGGGCGTGA
- a CDS encoding type II toxin-antitoxin system PemK/MazF family toxin: protein MSAGIQIGDVLRVQFPAQRPAGHEQTGNRPAVVVGIPDRVGAPRFPSLIVVPFTTHEGDYASGAPELYPVFRAGTGGLTADSVALVDHLRSLGVSRILDRLGRLTPDEYAPVRAALRQAFDL from the coding sequence GTGAGCGCGGGGATTCAGATAGGCGACGTGTTGCGCGTACAGTTCCCCGCCCAGCGCCCAGCCGGGCATGAGCAGACCGGCAACCGGCCCGCCGTGGTGGTGGGGATTCCTGACCGGGTGGGGGCGCCCCGCTTCCCCTCGCTGATCGTGGTGCCCTTCACCACCCATGAGGGCGATTACGCGAGCGGCGCCCCGGAGCTGTACCCCGTGTTCCGGGCCGGGACGGGGGGCCTCACGGCGGATAGCGTGGCCCTGGTAGATCACCTGCGCTCGCTGGGCGTCTCGCGCATTCTCGACCGGCTGGGCCGCCTGACCCCGGATGAATACGCCCCCGTCAGGGCCGCCCTCCGGCAAGCATTCGACCTCTGA